Proteins encoded by one window of Sorex araneus isolate mSorAra2 chromosome 3, mSorAra2.pri, whole genome shotgun sequence:
- the NEURL4 gene encoding neuralized-like protein 4 isoform X2: MAAGSGGSGGSGGGPGPGPGGGGGPGGSGPGPGSSGGLGSGGELHPRTGRLVSLSACGRTARRQQPGQEFNHGLVLSREPLRDGRVFTVRIDRKVNSWSGSIEIGVTALDPSVLDFPSSATGLKGGSWVVSGCSVLRDGRSVLEEYGQDLDQLGEGDRVGVERTIAGELRLWVNGRDCGVAAAGLPARVWAVVDLYGKCTQITVLPPEPGFSPPTPTPTPPLEPSVPPEDSALAEQGTSGDEDFASMELSEVVSNAILSAYNGGLLNVNLSSPPAQEGLGPSGAATSPILTSNDALLFHEKCGTLIKLSNNNKTAERRRPLDEFNNGVVMTNRPLRDNEMFEIRIDKLVDKWSGSIEIGVTTHNPNNLEYPATMTNLQSGTIMMSGCGILTNGKGTRREYCEFSLDELQEGDHIGLTRKSNSALHFFINGIDQGVATPLTPPVVYGVVDLYGMAVKVTIVHNNNHSDRLRRNNAILRALSPEGALRRAAPSTQAEPERLLFHPNCGQKAAITHEGRTALRPHATDDFNHGVVLSSRALRDGEVFQVRIDKMVDKWAGSIEIGVTTHNPAYLQLPSTMTNLRSGTWMMTGNGVMHNGTTILDEYGHNLDRLKAGDTVGVVRREDGTLHFFVNGMTQGPAAWNVPPGVYAVVDLYGQAAQATIVDDVEVPPVPEPLPEGNNQVSPSSPSSGAGASDLRFHQLHGSNAVITNGGRTALRHNCRSEFNDAIVISNRALRDGELFEIVIQKMVDRWSGSIEAGVTAIRPEDLEFPNTMTDIDYDTWMLSGTAIMQDGNTMRNNYGCDLDALGTGARIGMMRTAKGDLHYFINGQDQGAACSGLPPGKEVYAVVDLYGQCVQVSITNATGPMDNSLATSNTATEKSFPLHSPAGVAHRFHSTCGKNISLEEDGMRAVRAAGYAHGLVFSTKELRTEEVFEVKVEELDEKWAGSLRLGLTTLAPGEMGPGAGGGPGLPPSLPELRSKTTWMVSSCEVRRDGQLQRMNYGRNLERLGVGSHVGIRRGADDTMHILVDGEDMGPAATGIAKNVWVVLDLYGPVRSVSIVSSTRLEESEGTQPPSPSSDTGSEGEEDDEGEEHSLRGQNQVAILPTALEFLENHGKNILLSNGNRTATRVASYNQGIVVVNQPLVPQLLVQVRIDFLNRQWTSSLVLGVITCPPERLNFPASACALKRAAWLLRGRGVFHNGLKICEKFGPNLDTCPEGTILGLRLDSSGGLHLHINGMDQGVAVPDVPQPCHALVDLYGQCEQVTIMNPEPGTASGKCAGTQGDMEKADMVDGIKESVCWGPPPNASPLKSCEYHALCSRFQELLLLPEDYFMPPPKRSLCYCESCRKLRGDEAHRRRGEPPREYALPFGWCRFNLRVNPRLEAGTLTKKWHMAYHGSNVAAVRRVLDRGELGEGAASILSCRPLKGEPGVGFEDPGENCAPPREEQPPPVLLSPSLQYAGAEILASKVQFRDPKSQRTHQAQVAFQVCVRPGSYTPSAPSAALQEPPDPHFSPAELEWVTKEKGATLLYALLVRVE, translated from the exons ATGGCGGCGGGGtcgggtgggagtgggggctctgggggaggccccgggccgggcccgggcgggggcgggggcccgggcGGGAGCGGCCCAGGACCAGGGTCCAGCGGGGGTTTGGGCAGCGGCGGGGAGCTGCACCCGCGCACTGGGCGCTTGGTGAGCCTGTCGGCCTGTGGGCGTACAGCGCGGCGGCAGCAGCCAGGCCAGGAGTTTAACCACGGGCTGGTGTTAAGCCGGGAACCCTTGCGGGATGGACGCGTCTTCACCGTCCGCATCGACCGCAAG GTCAACTCCTGGAGTGGCTCCATTGAGATTGGGGTGACGGCACTGGACCCCAGTGTGTTGGACTTCCCAAGCAGCGCCACAGGGCTGAAGGGGGGCTCATGGGTAGTGTCGGGCTGCTCAGTGCTGAGGGATGGACGTTCTGTGCTGGAGGAGTATGGTCAGGACCTGGACCAGCTTGGCGAAGGGGACCGTGTGGGTGTGGAGCGCACGATTGCTGGGGAGCTAAGGCTCTGGGTGAATGGGCGGGATTGCGGTGTGGCCGCCGCTGGCCTGCCTGCTCGTGTCTGGGCCGTCGTGGACCTTTATGGCAAATGCACCCAGATCACAGTGCTGCCCCCTGAGCCAGGCTTCAGCccccctactcccacccccacacctcccctcGAGCCTTCTGTCCCCCCTGAAGATTCTGCATTGGCTGAACAGGGGACCTCTGGGGATGAAG ATTTTGCCAGCATGGAGTTATCTGAGGTGGTGAGCAATGCCATCCTCTCTGCCTACAATGGGGGTCTCTTAAATGTGAACCTGAGTTCCCCACCAGCGCAAGAAGGACTGGGTCCTAGTGGTGCTGCCACCTCGCCCATCCTCACTTCCAACGACGCCCTGCTCTTTCATGAGAAGTGTGGAACTCTCATCAAactcagcaacaacaataaaactgcTGAGCGCCGCCGACCCCTGGATGAATTTAACAACGGGGTTGTCATGACCAACCGCCCACTTCGGGATAATGAGATGTTTGAG ATCCGCATTGACAAGCTTGTAGATAAGTGGTCGGGCTCCATTGAGATTGGTGTCACCACGCACAACCCCAATAATTTGGAATACCCAGCCACCATGACCAACCTCCAATCAG GTACCATCATGATGAGCGGATGTGGAATCCTGACCAATGGCAAGGGAACCCGCCGGGAGTACTGTGAATTCAGTCTGGATGAGCTGCAG gAGGGGGACCACATTGGTCTCACGAGGAAGTCTAATTCTGCTCTACACTTCTTTATTAATGGCATCGATCAGG GTGTGGCTACCCCATTGACGCCCCCAGTGGTATATGGTGTGGTGGACTTATATGGGATGGCGGTGAAGGTGACCATTGTGCATAATAATAACCACAGTGACCGTCTACGCCGGAATAATGCCATCCTGCGGGCACTGTCACCTGAGGGTGCTCTCCGCCGTGCTGCCCCTTCCACTCAGGCAGAACCTGAGCGCCTGCTCTTCCACCCCAACTGTGGGCAGAAGGCAGCCATCACCCACGAGGGACGCACTGCCTTGAGGCCCCA TGCCACTGATGACTTCAATCATGGAGTGGTGCTGAGCAGCAGAGCCCTGCGGGATGGAGAGGTGTTCCAGGTACGCATTGACAAGATGGTGGACAAATGGGCTGGCTCCATTGAGATTGGTGTCACCACCCACAACCCTGCCTACCTCCAGTTGCCCTCCACCATGACCAACTTGCGCTCTG GGACCTGGATGATGACCGGAAATGGAGTGATGCACAATGGGACAACCATCTTGGATGAATATGGGCACAACCTGGACCGCCTCAAG GCAGGGGACACGGTGGGCGTGGTGCGTCGGGAGGATGGGACTCTCCACTTCTTTGTCAATGGGATGACTCAGGGACCTGCTGCCTGGAATGTGCCCCCTGGTGTCTACGCTGTCGTTGATCTCTATGGCCAAGCAGCCCAAGCCACCATTGTGGACGACGTGG AGGTGCCTCCGGTCCCTGAGCCACTCCCGGAGGGGAATAACCAGGTATCTCCAAGCTCCCcatcatcaggggctggagcttcTGACTTGCGTTTCCACCAGCTGCACGGCAGTAATGCCGTCATCACTAATGGGGGCCGCACTGCTCTCCGTCACAACTGCCGCAGCGAGTTCAATGATGCTATCGTCATCTCCAATCG GGCCCTACGGGATGGGGAGCTGTTTGAAATTGTCATTCAGAAGATGGTAGACCGATGGTCAGGCTCCATCGAGGCTG GAGTGACTGCTATTAGGCCAGAGGATCTTGAATTCCCTAACACTATGACGGACATTGACTATGATACATGGATGCTGAG TGGCACAGCCATCATGCAAGATGGTAACACAATGCGCAACAACTATGGGTGTGACCTTGATGCACTGGGCACAGGTGCACGCATTGGCATGATGCGAACAGCCAAGGGCGACTTGCACTACTTCATCAATGGTCAGGACCAAGGCGCTGCCTGCTCAGGCTTGCCTCCCGGTAAAG AGGTATATGCCGTAGTGGATCTATATGGCCAGTGTGTTCAAGTGTCTATCACCAATGCCACTGGACCCATGGACAACAGCCTGGCGACGAGCAACACTGCCACTGAGAAGTCATTCCCCTTGCACTCTCCAG CTGGTGTGGCTCACCGATTTCACAGTACTTGTGGGAAGAATATCTCTCTGGAGGAGGATGGCATGAGGGCAGTACGTGCAGCTGGCTATGCTCATGGCCTTGTCTTCAGCACCAAGGAGCTCAGGACTGAGGAAGTCTTTGAG GTGAAAGTGGAAGAGCTGGATGAGAAGTGGGCTGGTTCCCTTCGGCTGGGACTGACCACCTTGGCGCCTGGGGAGATGGGCCCTGGGGCAGGTGGTGGCCCTGGGCTACCCCCTTCCCTGCCTGAGCTCCGATCGAAGACCACCTGGATGGTCTCCAGCTGTGAAGTGAGGCGTGATGGGCAGCTCCAAAGGATGAACTATGGCCGGAACCTGGAGAGGCTGGGG GTGGGGAGCCATGTAGGCATCCGGCGAGGGGCAGATGACACAATGCATATCCTGGTAGATGGAGAAGATATGGGGCCTGCGGCCACTGGCATTGCCAAG AACGTGTGGGTGGTGTTGGATCTCTATGGACCTGTCCGGAGTGTGTCTATTGTCAGCTCTACAAGGCTGGAGGAGTCAGAAGGCAcccagcctccttcccccagctcgGACACTGGCAGCGAGGGCGAGGAAGATGACGAGGGCGAGGAGCATAGCCTCAGA GGCCAGAATCAAGTGGCCATTTTGCCCACAGCCCTTGAATTCCTGGAGAATCATGGGAAGAATATCCTCTTATCCAATGGAAACCGCACAGCTACTCGGGTGGCCAGCTACAATCAAGGCATCGTGGTGGTCAACCAGCCCCTGGTGCCCCAGCTGCTTGTTCAG GTGCGGATTGACTTCCTGAACCGCCAGTGGACCTCTTCTCTTGTCCTGGGAGTCATAACTTGCCCACCGGAGAGGCTCAACTTCCCTGCTTCTGCGTGTGCACTCAAACGGGCAGCCTGGCTGCTGCGTGGTCGTGGAGTCTTCCACAATGGCCTCAAG ATCTGTGAGAagtttgggccaaacctggatACTTGTCCTGAAGGCACCATCCTGGGACTGCGTCTTGACAGCTCTGGGGGGTTGCATCTTCACATCAATGGGATGGACCAGGGGGTGGCTGTGCCGgatgtcccccagccctgccatgcTCTTGTGGATCTCTACGGGCAGTGTGAACAG GTTACAATCATGAACCCTGAGCCTGGAACTGCCAGTGGGAAGTGTGCTGGAACCCAAGGGGACATGGAAAAAGCTGACATGGTGGATG GCATCAAGGAGAGTGTATGCTGGGGCCCACCACCCAATGCTAGTCCTCTCAAGAGCTGCGAGTACCATGCCCTTTGTTCCCGTTTTCAAGAACTGTTGCTGCTTCCTG AGGATTATTTCATGCCTCCGCCTAAACGTAGCCTGTGCTACTGTGAGTCTTGCCGGAAGCTGCGAGGAGATGAGGCCCACAGGCGCCGTGGGGAACCCCCTCGGGAATACGCCCTCCCCTTTGGCTGGTGCAGGTTCAACCTCAG GGTGAATCCCCGCCTGGAGGCTGGGACACTAACCAAGAAGTGGCACATGGCATATCATGGGAGCAATGTGGCAGCTGTCCGGAGGGTGCTGGACCGAGGGGAGCTGGGAGAAG GTGCTGCCTCCATCCTGAGCTGCCGGCCCTTGAAGGGAGAGCCTGGGGTAGGGTTTGAGGACCCCGGCGAGAACTGTGCACCTCCTCGGGAGGAGCAGCCCCCTCCAGTgctgctttctccctccctccaataTGCTGGGGCTGAGATCCTGGCGTCTAAAGTGCA ATTCCGGGACCCCAAATCTCAGCGGACACACCAGGCCCAGGTGGCATTCCAGGTGTGTGTACGTCCTGGCTCCTATACTCCCAGCGCCCCTTCTGCTGCCCTTCAAGAACCTCCTGACCCTCACTTCAGTCCAGCCGAACTTGAGTGGGTAACCAAGGAGAAGGGGGCCACACTCCTCTATGCCCTGCTGGTACGGGTGGAATGA
- the NEURL4 gene encoding neuralized-like protein 4 isoform X1 → MAAGSGGSGGSGGGPGPGPGGGGGPGGSGPGPGSSGGLGSGGELHPRTGRLVSLSACGRTARRQQPGQEFNHGLVLSREPLRDGRVFTVRIDRKVNSWSGSIEIGVTALDPSVLDFPSSATGLKGGSWVVSGCSVLRDGRSVLEEYGQDLDQLGEGDRVGVERTIAGELRLWVNGRDCGVAAAGLPARVWAVVDLYGKCTQITVLPPEPGFSPPTPTPTPPLEPSVPPEDSALAEQGTSGDEDFASMELSEVVSNAILSAYNGGLLNVNLSSPPAQEGLGPSGAATSPILTSNDALLFHEKCGTLIKLSNNNKTAERRRPLDEFNNGVVMTNRPLRDNEMFEIRIDKLVDKWSGSIEIGVTTHNPNNLEYPATMTNLQSGTIMMSGCGILTNGKGTRREYCEFSLDELQEGDHIGLTRKSNSALHFFINGIDQGVATPLTPPVVYGVVDLYGMAVKVTIVHNNNHSDRLRRNNAILRALSPEGALRRAAPSTQAEPERLLFHPNCGQKAAITHEGRTALRPHATDDFNHGVVLSSRALRDGEVFQVRIDKMVDKWAGSIEIGVTTHNPAYLQLPSTMTNLRSGTWMMTGNGVMHNGTTILDEYGHNLDRLKAGDTVGVVRREDGTLHFFVNGMTQGPAAWNVPPGVYAVVDLYGQAAQATIVDDVEVPPVPEPLPEGNNQVSPSSPSSGAGASDLRFHQLHGSNAVITNGGRTALRHNCRSEFNDAIVISNRALRDGELFEIVIQKMVDRWSGSIEAGVTAIRPEDLEFPNTMTDIDYDTWMLSGTAIMQDGNTMRNNYGCDLDALGTGARIGMMRTAKGDLHYFINGQDQGAACSGLPPGKEVYAVVDLYGQCVQVSITNATGPMDNSLATSNTATEKSFPLHSPVAGVAHRFHSTCGKNISLEEDGMRAVRAAGYAHGLVFSTKELRTEEVFEVKVEELDEKWAGSLRLGLTTLAPGEMGPGAGGGPGLPPSLPELRSKTTWMVSSCEVRRDGQLQRMNYGRNLERLGVGSHVGIRRGADDTMHILVDGEDMGPAATGIAKNVWVVLDLYGPVRSVSIVSSTRLEESEGTQPPSPSSDTGSEGEEDDEGEEHSLRGQNQVAILPTALEFLENHGKNILLSNGNRTATRVASYNQGIVVVNQPLVPQLLVQVRIDFLNRQWTSSLVLGVITCPPERLNFPASACALKRAAWLLRGRGVFHNGLKICEKFGPNLDTCPEGTILGLRLDSSGGLHLHINGMDQGVAVPDVPQPCHALVDLYGQCEQVTIMNPEPGTASGKCAGTQGDMEKADMVDGIKESVCWGPPPNASPLKSCEYHALCSRFQELLLLPEDYFMPPPKRSLCYCESCRKLRGDEAHRRRGEPPREYALPFGWCRFNLRVNPRLEAGTLTKKWHMAYHGSNVAAVRRVLDRGELGEGAASILSCRPLKGEPGVGFEDPGENCAPPREEQPPPVLLSPSLQYAGAEILASKVQFRDPKSQRTHQAQVAFQVCVRPGSYTPSAPSAALQEPPDPHFSPAELEWVTKEKGATLLYALLVRVE, encoded by the exons ATGGCGGCGGGGtcgggtgggagtgggggctctgggggaggccccgggccgggcccgggcgggggcgggggcccgggcGGGAGCGGCCCAGGACCAGGGTCCAGCGGGGGTTTGGGCAGCGGCGGGGAGCTGCACCCGCGCACTGGGCGCTTGGTGAGCCTGTCGGCCTGTGGGCGTACAGCGCGGCGGCAGCAGCCAGGCCAGGAGTTTAACCACGGGCTGGTGTTAAGCCGGGAACCCTTGCGGGATGGACGCGTCTTCACCGTCCGCATCGACCGCAAG GTCAACTCCTGGAGTGGCTCCATTGAGATTGGGGTGACGGCACTGGACCCCAGTGTGTTGGACTTCCCAAGCAGCGCCACAGGGCTGAAGGGGGGCTCATGGGTAGTGTCGGGCTGCTCAGTGCTGAGGGATGGACGTTCTGTGCTGGAGGAGTATGGTCAGGACCTGGACCAGCTTGGCGAAGGGGACCGTGTGGGTGTGGAGCGCACGATTGCTGGGGAGCTAAGGCTCTGGGTGAATGGGCGGGATTGCGGTGTGGCCGCCGCTGGCCTGCCTGCTCGTGTCTGGGCCGTCGTGGACCTTTATGGCAAATGCACCCAGATCACAGTGCTGCCCCCTGAGCCAGGCTTCAGCccccctactcccacccccacacctcccctcGAGCCTTCTGTCCCCCCTGAAGATTCTGCATTGGCTGAACAGGGGACCTCTGGGGATGAAG ATTTTGCCAGCATGGAGTTATCTGAGGTGGTGAGCAATGCCATCCTCTCTGCCTACAATGGGGGTCTCTTAAATGTGAACCTGAGTTCCCCACCAGCGCAAGAAGGACTGGGTCCTAGTGGTGCTGCCACCTCGCCCATCCTCACTTCCAACGACGCCCTGCTCTTTCATGAGAAGTGTGGAACTCTCATCAAactcagcaacaacaataaaactgcTGAGCGCCGCCGACCCCTGGATGAATTTAACAACGGGGTTGTCATGACCAACCGCCCACTTCGGGATAATGAGATGTTTGAG ATCCGCATTGACAAGCTTGTAGATAAGTGGTCGGGCTCCATTGAGATTGGTGTCACCACGCACAACCCCAATAATTTGGAATACCCAGCCACCATGACCAACCTCCAATCAG GTACCATCATGATGAGCGGATGTGGAATCCTGACCAATGGCAAGGGAACCCGCCGGGAGTACTGTGAATTCAGTCTGGATGAGCTGCAG gAGGGGGACCACATTGGTCTCACGAGGAAGTCTAATTCTGCTCTACACTTCTTTATTAATGGCATCGATCAGG GTGTGGCTACCCCATTGACGCCCCCAGTGGTATATGGTGTGGTGGACTTATATGGGATGGCGGTGAAGGTGACCATTGTGCATAATAATAACCACAGTGACCGTCTACGCCGGAATAATGCCATCCTGCGGGCACTGTCACCTGAGGGTGCTCTCCGCCGTGCTGCCCCTTCCACTCAGGCAGAACCTGAGCGCCTGCTCTTCCACCCCAACTGTGGGCAGAAGGCAGCCATCACCCACGAGGGACGCACTGCCTTGAGGCCCCA TGCCACTGATGACTTCAATCATGGAGTGGTGCTGAGCAGCAGAGCCCTGCGGGATGGAGAGGTGTTCCAGGTACGCATTGACAAGATGGTGGACAAATGGGCTGGCTCCATTGAGATTGGTGTCACCACCCACAACCCTGCCTACCTCCAGTTGCCCTCCACCATGACCAACTTGCGCTCTG GGACCTGGATGATGACCGGAAATGGAGTGATGCACAATGGGACAACCATCTTGGATGAATATGGGCACAACCTGGACCGCCTCAAG GCAGGGGACACGGTGGGCGTGGTGCGTCGGGAGGATGGGACTCTCCACTTCTTTGTCAATGGGATGACTCAGGGACCTGCTGCCTGGAATGTGCCCCCTGGTGTCTACGCTGTCGTTGATCTCTATGGCCAAGCAGCCCAAGCCACCATTGTGGACGACGTGG AGGTGCCTCCGGTCCCTGAGCCACTCCCGGAGGGGAATAACCAGGTATCTCCAAGCTCCCcatcatcaggggctggagcttcTGACTTGCGTTTCCACCAGCTGCACGGCAGTAATGCCGTCATCACTAATGGGGGCCGCACTGCTCTCCGTCACAACTGCCGCAGCGAGTTCAATGATGCTATCGTCATCTCCAATCG GGCCCTACGGGATGGGGAGCTGTTTGAAATTGTCATTCAGAAGATGGTAGACCGATGGTCAGGCTCCATCGAGGCTG GAGTGACTGCTATTAGGCCAGAGGATCTTGAATTCCCTAACACTATGACGGACATTGACTATGATACATGGATGCTGAG TGGCACAGCCATCATGCAAGATGGTAACACAATGCGCAACAACTATGGGTGTGACCTTGATGCACTGGGCACAGGTGCACGCATTGGCATGATGCGAACAGCCAAGGGCGACTTGCACTACTTCATCAATGGTCAGGACCAAGGCGCTGCCTGCTCAGGCTTGCCTCCCGGTAAAG AGGTATATGCCGTAGTGGATCTATATGGCCAGTGTGTTCAAGTGTCTATCACCAATGCCACTGGACCCATGGACAACAGCCTGGCGACGAGCAACACTGCCACTGAGAAGTCATTCCCCTTGCACTCTCCAG TAGCTGGTGTGGCTCACCGATTTCACAGTACTTGTGGGAAGAATATCTCTCTGGAGGAGGATGGCATGAGGGCAGTACGTGCAGCTGGCTATGCTCATGGCCTTGTCTTCAGCACCAAGGAGCTCAGGACTGAGGAAGTCTTTGAG GTGAAAGTGGAAGAGCTGGATGAGAAGTGGGCTGGTTCCCTTCGGCTGGGACTGACCACCTTGGCGCCTGGGGAGATGGGCCCTGGGGCAGGTGGTGGCCCTGGGCTACCCCCTTCCCTGCCTGAGCTCCGATCGAAGACCACCTGGATGGTCTCCAGCTGTGAAGTGAGGCGTGATGGGCAGCTCCAAAGGATGAACTATGGCCGGAACCTGGAGAGGCTGGGG GTGGGGAGCCATGTAGGCATCCGGCGAGGGGCAGATGACACAATGCATATCCTGGTAGATGGAGAAGATATGGGGCCTGCGGCCACTGGCATTGCCAAG AACGTGTGGGTGGTGTTGGATCTCTATGGACCTGTCCGGAGTGTGTCTATTGTCAGCTCTACAAGGCTGGAGGAGTCAGAAGGCAcccagcctccttcccccagctcgGACACTGGCAGCGAGGGCGAGGAAGATGACGAGGGCGAGGAGCATAGCCTCAGA GGCCAGAATCAAGTGGCCATTTTGCCCACAGCCCTTGAATTCCTGGAGAATCATGGGAAGAATATCCTCTTATCCAATGGAAACCGCACAGCTACTCGGGTGGCCAGCTACAATCAAGGCATCGTGGTGGTCAACCAGCCCCTGGTGCCCCAGCTGCTTGTTCAG GTGCGGATTGACTTCCTGAACCGCCAGTGGACCTCTTCTCTTGTCCTGGGAGTCATAACTTGCCCACCGGAGAGGCTCAACTTCCCTGCTTCTGCGTGTGCACTCAAACGGGCAGCCTGGCTGCTGCGTGGTCGTGGAGTCTTCCACAATGGCCTCAAG ATCTGTGAGAagtttgggccaaacctggatACTTGTCCTGAAGGCACCATCCTGGGACTGCGTCTTGACAGCTCTGGGGGGTTGCATCTTCACATCAATGGGATGGACCAGGGGGTGGCTGTGCCGgatgtcccccagccctgccatgcTCTTGTGGATCTCTACGGGCAGTGTGAACAG GTTACAATCATGAACCCTGAGCCTGGAACTGCCAGTGGGAAGTGTGCTGGAACCCAAGGGGACATGGAAAAAGCTGACATGGTGGATG GCATCAAGGAGAGTGTATGCTGGGGCCCACCACCCAATGCTAGTCCTCTCAAGAGCTGCGAGTACCATGCCCTTTGTTCCCGTTTTCAAGAACTGTTGCTGCTTCCTG AGGATTATTTCATGCCTCCGCCTAAACGTAGCCTGTGCTACTGTGAGTCTTGCCGGAAGCTGCGAGGAGATGAGGCCCACAGGCGCCGTGGGGAACCCCCTCGGGAATACGCCCTCCCCTTTGGCTGGTGCAGGTTCAACCTCAG GGTGAATCCCCGCCTGGAGGCTGGGACACTAACCAAGAAGTGGCACATGGCATATCATGGGAGCAATGTGGCAGCTGTCCGGAGGGTGCTGGACCGAGGGGAGCTGGGAGAAG GTGCTGCCTCCATCCTGAGCTGCCGGCCCTTGAAGGGAGAGCCTGGGGTAGGGTTTGAGGACCCCGGCGAGAACTGTGCACCTCCTCGGGAGGAGCAGCCCCCTCCAGTgctgctttctccctccctccaataTGCTGGGGCTGAGATCCTGGCGTCTAAAGTGCA ATTCCGGGACCCCAAATCTCAGCGGACACACCAGGCCCAGGTGGCATTCCAGGTGTGTGTACGTCCTGGCTCCTATACTCCCAGCGCCCCTTCTGCTGCCCTTCAAGAACCTCCTGACCCTCACTTCAGTCCAGCCGAACTTGAGTGGGTAACCAAGGAGAAGGGGGCCACACTCCTCTATGCCCTGCTGGTACGGGTGGAATGA